The Flammeovirga yaeyamensis genome segment CATGTAATCTCATTTTTTGAATTAAAGCGTAAACTGTTTATTTTTAGGTAACTACTTCAATTAATAAACTATTTACCTATGAAAAACTTAAACGCTAATTATGCCGCCCCTCGTGTAGAAGAACCAAAAATTGAAATGAGAAAAATTAGGTTGCTCTTAGGTGGTTTCGGACTACTTTTACCTATCCTGTTATATATCGGTAATGACTTTAAGCTGATGCCATCAATTAGTCATTTTTATTATACCTCTTCGGCTGTTTTTTTAATAAGTATGGTGACTTCTTTGGGGATTGTATTAATCGCCTACAAAGGATATGAGAAAACAGAAAAGGAATGGTTTAGTGATAACGTAATTACTTCTATCGCTGGAATAAGTGCCATTGCTTTGATTCTTTTTCCAGCCTATTCGAATAAAGTAATTGATCTAGTATCCTTTTATGGTTATCCAAATGATAACTACTTATTCGGTTCTATGAAGGATGCAACTGTCAATAACATTCACTTTTTTACTTCTGCCATGTTTATCATGATGCTTGGGGTTATGAGTTATTTTAAATTTACCAAAGCAGGAAAGTATGTCCTTATTTATAAATGTTGCGGGATAGTTATCGGTATTTCTGTCGTCCTTATTGCTCTTTTTGAATCTGTAGATTCACTCAAGCCTTTACTGCCAAATTATGTTTTTTGGTTCGAAACAATAGCAGTCTATTCATTTGCCATAGCTTTTATGGTGAAGGCAAAACCAAAGCAAACATTGTTGGGGTTATTTTCTAGAAGCTAATAAAACTATAAGAGTCAGATCTGAAAATTATTATCATTACAAAACGTAATACAAATCTAAATAAATAGTACTTTATGAAGTATATATAAAATAAAAGTAGGATCTTTTAAAGATTTAACAAAGAATCTAATATTGCTTTTTTAGTCTATAATAAATTCGCAGCATAAATTTTTTTAAAACTGACTAATTAATTTTTTATGGTACTGGCGATAATTTTATCCGGACTAATACTTGTTATTGTATTTTACTTTATTTCTGTCAACAATTCATTGATTTCAATTAGAAATCAAGTAGAAAATGCTTTTGGAGGAATCGATGTTCAATTGAAAAAGCGATACGATTTAATTCCTAATATGGTTGAAACTGTAAAACAGTATATGGCTCATGAAAAAGAGGTATTAACGAACCTTACATCATTGAGAGCAAAGGCTATGTCAGGTAATGTTTCAGAAGAAGAAAAAATGGATTTAGATGCTCAAATGTCTTCAGCAATGAAATCTATTATGGTAAGTGTAGAGAACTATCCTGAGCTAAAAGCAAGCAAAAACATGGAGTTACTTCAGAGAAGTTTAAACGAAGTAGAGGCTCAAATTTCTGCAGCTAGAAGAGCATACAATAGTGCAGTGACAAAGTACAACACAAGTATTGAAGTATTTCCAAATAGCATTATAGCTAATTCGAAAGGATTTGAAAGAAAATCTGTATTTGAGATCTCAAGTGCTGAAAGAGAAAATGTTCAAATTAAAAATCTATTTTAAGGGGCTAGTTACCTTATAAATTCAATCCTTTACTTTAAAAACTAGAATCTTTACGATTGATTGTAAAATCATTTATCAAATTTTTTTTAAACTAATTATTATGATTACTCAAGGTGAATTAAAACGTTTTTACGAAGAAAAGCTGAA includes the following:
- a CDS encoding LemA family protein, which codes for MVLAIILSGLILVIVFYFISVNNSLISIRNQVENAFGGIDVQLKKRYDLIPNMVETVKQYMAHEKEVLTNLTSLRAKAMSGNVSEEEKMDLDAQMSSAMKSIMVSVENYPELKASKNMELLQRSLNEVEAQISAARRAYNSAVTKYNTSIEVFPNSIIANSKGFERKSVFEISSAERENVQIKNLF